One stretch of Arachis hypogaea cultivar Tifrunner chromosome 20, arahy.Tifrunner.gnm2.J5K5, whole genome shotgun sequence DNA includes these proteins:
- the LOC112786604 gene encoding F-box/kelch-repeat protein At3g23880-like, with the protein MAPQHATAALLLCEVVMEILSWFPAKSVTRLKLVCKSWNSIISHPHFVKLHLHRSPKNAILLFTRTPALTLEKEKWGLVLTSVESFIQNPSSTPDAQENRHSLHVEDWVSGSCNGLVCVAHILCHPNNDICDIWFRLLNPLTGFISENSPCLRINVHTAFGFGYDESSDSYKVVTLIRDSSGTVTAQVYSFRGSSWKTINSFPAFPYCVEDNGQFIGGTLNWLGVRNPHGDDYDWAAVTLDMLMIVSFDLKSDTHKQILLPKGIDEVPREEPTLGVWGNSLYLLHDYKNTHFIAWQMKEFGDENSWTQLLKISFHHLGVERLLPVFIFENGNIFMLRGRHRFEEVFYDRRDNSIKRINILANNSYFIAFDYVESLVQPC; encoded by the coding sequence ATGGCGCCTCAACACGCAACAGCGGCGCTCCTGTTGTGTGAAGTGGTGATGGAGATCCTCTCTTGGTTTCCTGCAAAGTCTGTCACGCGCCTGAAGCTTGTGTGCAAGTCATGGAACTCCATCATCTCCCACCCTCACTTCGTCAAACTTCACCTTCACCGTTCACCTAAAAATGCCATCCTCCTCTTTACGCGAACACCAGCGCTCACCCTCGAAAAAGAAAAATGGGGCTTAGTGTTGACTAGCGTTGAATCTTTCATCCAAAATCCATCATCCACTCCTGATGCTCAAGAGAATCGCCACTCTCTACACGTAGAAGACTGGGTTTCGGGTTCATGCAACGGGTTGGTTTGTGTGGCCCATATTCTTTGCCACCCCAACAACGATATTTGCGATATCTGGTTCCGTTTATTGAACCCTCTCACAGGGTTTATTTCAGAGAACTCGCCGTGCTTACGTATCAATGTGCATACTGCTTTTGGGTTTGGGTATGATGAGTCAAGTGACAGTTACAAGGTAGTGACTCTCATTCGGGATTCTTCTGGAACAGTAACTGCGCAAGTTTATAGCTTCCGTGGCAGTTCTTGGAAGACGATCAACAGTTTCCCTGCTTTTCCGTATTGTGTTGAAGATAATGGCCAGTTCATCGGTGGCACTCTTAATTGGCTAGGTGTCCGTAACCCGCATGGAGATGATTATGATTGGGCTGCTGTTACACTTGATATGTTAATGATTGTTTCTTTTGACCTGAAATCTGATACACATAAACAGATTCTGCTTCCAAAGGGTATCGATGAGGTCCCCCGTGAAGAGCCAACTCTGGGAGTTTGGGGAAATAGCCTGTATCTTCTTCATGATTACAAGAACACTCATTTTATTGCATGGCAAATGAAGGAGTTTGGAGATGAGAATTCTTGGACTCAATTGCTAAAGATTAGTTTTCACCATCTCGGTGTTGAAAGGCTATTACCAGTGTTTATATTTGAGAATGGAAATATCTTCATGTTGAGAGGCAGGCATCGTTTTGAGGAAGTTTTTTATGACCGAAGAGATAATAGTATTAAACGCATTAATATCTTGGCCAACAATAGTTACTTCATTGCATTTGATTATGTTGAGAGCTTGGTTCAGCCTTGTTAA
- the LOC112786605 gene encoding F-box/kelch-repeat protein At3g23880-like: MAAQHPTAAVLLCEVVMEILSWVPAKPVTRLKLVCKSWNSIISHPHFVKLHLHRSPKNAILLLTRTQALTAGEEEKHGLVLSTVESFIRNPSSTLDAQENRHSLHLQDRVSGSCNGLVCVARILYHPNKDICDIWFRLLNPLGGFISENSPCLRVSMHTASGFGYDESSDSYKVVTVSRDSSGTVTAQVYSFGGSSWKRANSFPAFPFSVEDNGHFIGGSLNWLGLRNPHGAHYDWAAVTLDMLMIVSFDLKSDTHKQILLPKGIDEIPDKEPTLGVWGNSLYLLHNYKNTHFIAWQMKEFGDENSWTQLLKISFHHLGVERLLPEFIFENGNIFILRGRHCFELVFYDRRDNSVKRINILANNSYFIAFDYVESLVQPC; the protein is encoded by the coding sequence ATGGCGGCTCAACACCCAACGGCGGCGGTCCTCTTGTGTGAAGTGGTGATGGAGATCCTCTCTTGGGTTCCAGCAAAGCCTGTCACGCGCCTGAAGCTTGTGTGCAAGTCATGGAACTCCATCATCTCCCACCCTCACTTCGTCAAACTTCACCTTCACCGTTCACCCAAAAATGCCATCCTCCTCCTTACGCGAACACAAGCGCTCACCGCCGGCGAAGAAGAAAAACATGGCTTAGTGTTGAGTACCGTTGAATCTTTCATCCGAAATCCATCATCCACTCTTGATGCTCAAGAGAATCGCCACTCTCTACACTTACAAGACCGGGTTTCGGGTTCATGCAACGGGTTGGTTTGTGTGGCCCGTATTCTTTACCACCCCAACAAGGATATTTGCGATATCTGGTTTCGTTTATTGAACCCTCTCGGAGGGTTTATTTCAGAGAACTCGCCGTGCTTACGTGTCAGTATGCATACTGCTTCTGGGTTTGGGTATGATGAGTCAAGTGACAGTTACAAGGTAGTGACTGTCAGTCGGGATTCTTCTGGAACAGTAACTGCGCAAGTTTATAGCTTCGGTGGCAGTTCTTGGAAGAGGGCCAACAGTTTCCCTGCTTTTCCGTTTTCTGTTGAAGATAATGGCCACTTCATCGGTGGCTCTCTTAATTGGCTAGGTCTCCGTAACCCGCATGGAGCTCATTATGATTGGGCTGCTGTTACACTTGATATGCTAATGATTGTTTCTTTTGACCTGAAATCGGATACACATAAACAGATTCTGCTTCCAAAGGGTATCGATGAGATCCCCGATAAAGAGCCAACTCTGGGAGTTTGGGGAAATAGCCTGTATCTTCTTCATAATTACAAGAACACTCATTTTATTGCATGGCAAATGAAGGAGTTTGGAGATGAAAATTCTTGGACTCAACTACTAAAGATTAGTTTTCACCATCTCGGTGTTGAAAGGCTATTACCAGAGTTTATATTTGAGAATGGAAATATCTTCATCTTAAGAGGCAGGCATTGTTTTGAGTTAGTTTTTTATGACCGAAGAGATAATAGTGTTAAACGCATTAATATCTTGGCCAACAATAGTTACTTCATTGCATTTGATTATGTTGAGAGCTTGGTTCAGCCTTGTTAA